Sequence from the Bacteroidales bacterium genome:
CCCCGAAGTATTCCATGATCCGTTTTCATTGATGGGTTTGGTATGTTGTATCCCTGTTTCCTCTTCATATGAAGTAAAATTAATGATCTGGTTGCGTGTAAAGGAATAGTCCACGGATGCCGTTAATGAACGCTGTTTCTCCCTATTATTCATATTGAGACGCAACGACATGGAATTAGTAAAAGACGGCAATAGATCAGGATTCCCCGTACGAAGATTCAATGGATTGGTATTATTGGGGGTAGGATCCAGTTGGGTGACACTAGGCTGCGTGGTATTTCCGCGATATGTGAAGCGGAGATTGGTCTGCCGGTTAAAACGATAAGTGAGGTTGAGCAACGGAGAATAATTTACGACTTTCCGTTTAGGTATTCTATTAAGTGTCGAATCGCTTCCGTTGGAAGCGCCTTCTTTAATAAAATTGGTACTTTGGGTATTCGAAGGTATAATATTCACCCCCAGATTATAATAATATTTTTCATGCTGGCCATTCAGGTTGATTCCTATTGTCTGGGTGATAAAAGCATTGGACAAACTCTTGCTGTAGTCATGATTCAAGATGGAATGAACATAATTTATCGAATCATAATCATATGTTTTTTTGATATTCCTGGTATCATTCTTCCGGAAATCATAATATACCTGCAGCGTCATATGCTCCCTGAGAGGTTCTACATAACTGGCCCTGATACTGTATGAATTGGATTTGGAAGAGGTTTCCGATTCCTGGTCTAAATATTTATTCCTGTTTTGTTGTAAAAAAAACAAACTGGTGGAAAGGTTGGAACCGTCGCCCTGATTGTGGTTCAGGTTTCCATTCAGTCTCAGGCTCAATCGCCGGCCTTTTTTAGAGAAAAGACGGGTTACCGTCAGTTCTCCTCCCAACGTCAGCCCGTCTGTCTCTCTCCTTGTACTTCCTTCACTTTGATTGACGAGAGTAGAGTCGGCATTGCCTGCCATCGTAGACTGATTGGTTAGATTGTTCGTTACAGCGTGATTGTAGGAGATACGGGGAGAAAAAACTACTGTGAGTAAACTGTCCGGTTGGTACTCCAGTTTCCCATTGAAGGTCAGATTATGCGTATAATTTTGGTTTCTGGAACTATTTTTACGATAAGATACACTATCTATCAATAAATTTGTCCGGAAACTATGCTGCTTCAATAGATTTTCGTTATAATTATACCGGACATTCCCATTGAATTTCAACTGATCATTTAATTTGTTGGAAGTGTTTATCCCAAAAGAATTGGTTTTAGCAATCCCATTTCCTCCACGCCCAAGATTATTGGCATTGATCACAATGGAGGTCTGATTATCGCCTACAAACCGGTTGACCATTGTCCTTGTATTGTATCGAGGTTCCTCATTGTTCCGGTTATCTACCAATGCTCCCATACCGGCGGAAATATTACCCATCCACCCCTTATTCCGGCTTTCTTTGATTGTCAGGTTAATAATGGTTTCCGTCTCTCCGTCATCCACACCTGTCAGGATGGCCATATCCGATTTCTTTTCTATAACCTGTACCTTCTCGATCACATCTATGGTCAGGTTCTTGGTAGCCATTTTGGGATCATTTCCAAAAAACTCTTTCCCATTCACAAATATCCGTTTTATCTCCTTCCCGGCCGATGTAACGTTACCATCAGGATCGACTTCCATTCCCGGCATACGTTTCAGTAAATCTTCCACCACTGCGCCATCTTCCATCTTAAAAGCAACAGGATTATACTCCAGGGTATCTTCCTTCACGACGACCTCAGGAGCCTGCCCCAGTATGACAGCCTCAGAAAGCATGAAAGACTGCTCTTTCAAGAGTATCTTTCCCAGGTTGATTTCTTTGGGTAATCTGAATAGGCTGTCGGGAACATAAATATACCTGGTATTGTAACCGACGAATGATACAGCAAGAAGATAGTTATTCTGCGGAACAGTTTGAAACACGAATTTTCCGTCCAGGTCGGCAGCAATTCCTTTCACAAGCGAACTATCTTTGAAATTTAGCAGTTGTACGGTAGCTAAAGGTATGGAAGCGCCAATGGTGTCATTTGTGGATACTTCCCACACCACGCCTGTAATATCCTTCTGTACAGGATAGCTACTTTTGATTTGCGCTGTAAGAACAACCGGAAATAAAAGAAAAAAAGAAAAAAAGAATTTCCCTTTCATTGAATTGGCACGATTATCACTCCCGTGATGGCATAAAAAGTTTAATAAAAATACGAAAAATATTTTTCGTACCGAACGATTGGCTCCATTATATATTATAATGCAAAATAAACAAAAATGTTCAATATGGGGTAGCTAAAAGTTTATTTTTCCTTAAATATCCTTTTTTAGCGTTGAATTTCAAAATGGTATTGATTATTAAATAACGATCCTGGTTTTGGTAAAATAAAAAAACTATCTTTGAGCGGATCGCCTGATATGGTTGTCCGCCAAATAATGTATCATTTATTAAAAAAAAATCCTACATGAAAAAAATCATTCTTTCCTTATTTATGTTTGGCTTGTTGTTTTCCGTTGGTGCACAAATCACGGATACCAAAAAGCTATTCAACAAAAAGTACATCAAAGAAATCATGGTTAAGACTGCCGACTGGCAGTTGAAACATCCCAAACATGAACCCCGCGACTGGACCAACGGTGCTTTTTATGCCGGAGTATACGCTGCCTGGGAAACGACTAAATCGAAAGATATTTACAACGCTATGATGGATATGGGTAACAAAGTTAACTGGACCCCATACAGGCGTTGGTATCATGCCGATGACGTTGCCATCTGTCAGACCTATATTGATCTATACCGTAAAGAAAAGCGCCAGGAGATGCTACAACCGACGATTGATACCATAGCAAAATTTATTGCCAATCCTTATCCTGTAAAACGGATTGAAGTGATCAAATGGTGGTGGTGCGATGCATTATTCATGGGACCTCCCGTACTTATTAAATTAGGTGTGACCACCGGTAACGAGGAATATTTCAAGAAAAACGATGAATATTATAAAGAGTGTTATGAGTTGTTATATAACAAAGAAGAAAAGCTCTTTGCCCGGGATTTGAATTATGTGATCAAGAATGACGGTAAAGACCGCTGGGAAGCGAATGGGAAAAAGATATTCTGGTCCCGTGGGAACGGCTGGGTAATGGGTGGCCTGGTCCGCATATTAAAAGAATTACCTGCCGATTATCCGGAACGTCCGTTCTATGAGAACCTATTCAAGGAAATGGCTGGAAAAATTGCATCCGTCCAGCAGGCTGACGGTCTTTGGCGGGCCAGTTTACTGGATCCCGATTCATATCCGGGAGGAGAAGTAAGTGGTTCCGGTTTCTTTTGCTATGCATTGGCCTGGGGTATCAACAATAAATTACTGGATAAAAAAACATACCTGCCGGTAGTGGAAAAAGCCTGGATCGCACTTAATGGCTGTGTCAATGAAGAAGGGCGCGTCGGATGGGTACAACCGATTGGTGCCGACCCAAGAAAGAACTTCAATGCGGACAGTTGGGAAGTCTACGGAACAGGAGCTTTCCTGCTTGCCGGCAGCGAAGTAATTAAATTAAAACGATAACCTGTCGTATTTTTACGAATAAGATATCTAAAGAACAGGATTAATATATTAAAAAGCAGCAGATATTCTGCTGCTTTTTGTATGATCACAGTAAATTACTGGGTGGAAATCCTGTTTTGCTTTCCAACAGTTCATAAAAAAACAATCTTATTAATTTTCCAATGCCTTATGGTCATCCCCAACTAACATATCCAGTGTAGCATTTTTCAACCGGTGAATGGTAAAATCGCGTATTTCCCTAAAAACCATTTTTGTCCGGCATGTTTCTTCATCCCGGCAAAATCCACAGGGCCGGTACGATTTCTCTGACACACAG
This genomic interval carries:
- a CDS encoding TonB-dependent receptor; amino-acid sequence: MKGKFFFSFFLLFPVVLTAQIKSSYPVQKDITGVVWEVSTNDTIGASIPLATVQLLNFKDSSLVKGIAADLDGKFVFQTVPQNNYLLAVSFVGYNTRYIYVPDSLFRLPKEINLGKILLKEQSFMLSEAVILGQAPEVVVKEDTLEYNPVAFKMEDGAVVEDLLKRMPGMEVDPDGNVTSAGKEIKRIFVNGKEFFGNDPKMATKNLTIDVIEKVQVIEKKSDMAILTGVDDGETETIINLTIKESRNKGWMGNISAGMGALVDNRNNEEPRYNTRTMVNRFVGDNQTSIVINANNLGRGGNGIAKTNSFGINTSNKLNDQLKFNGNVRYNYNENLLKQHSFRTNLLIDSVSYRKNSSRNQNYTHNLTFNGKLEYQPDSLLTVVFSPRISYNHAVTNNLTNQSTMAGNADSTLVNQSEGSTRRETDGLTLGGELTVTRLFSKKGRRLSLRLNGNLNHNQGDGSNLSTSLFFLQQNRNKYLDQESETSSKSNSYSIRASYVEPLREHMTLQVYYDFRKNDTRNIKKTYDYDSINYVHSILNHDYSKSLSNAFITQTIGINLNGQHEKYYYNLGVNIIPSNTQSTNFIKEGASNGSDSTLNRIPKRKVVNYSPLLNLTYRFNRQTNLRFTYRGNTTQPSVTQLDPTPNNTNPLNLRTGNPDLLPSFTNSMSLRLNMNNREKQRSLTASVDYSFTRNQIINFTSYEEETGIQHTKPINENGSWNTSG
- a CDS encoding glycoside hydrolase family 88 protein is translated as MKKIILSLFMFGLLFSVGAQITDTKKLFNKKYIKEIMVKTADWQLKHPKHEPRDWTNGAFYAGVYAAWETTKSKDIYNAMMDMGNKVNWTPYRRWYHADDVAICQTYIDLYRKEKRQEMLQPTIDTIAKFIANPYPVKRIEVIKWWWCDALFMGPPVLIKLGVTTGNEEYFKKNDEYYKECYELLYNKEEKLFARDLNYVIKNDGKDRWEANGKKIFWSRGNGWVMGGLVRILKELPADYPERPFYENLFKEMAGKIASVQQADGLWRASLLDPDSYPGGEVSGSGFFCYALAWGINNKLLDKKTYLPVVEKAWIALNGCVNEEGRVGWVQPIGADPRKNFNADSWEVYGTGAFLLAGSEVIKLKR